The Streptococcus respiraculi sequence TTGGCCTTTGAAGAATCAGATTTTCCCAAGCAGTCCGATGAGTTTGATGAAGTGAGTCGTTTTTTAGAAGAACGAGCAAGTTTCAGCTTTTCAATGGCAGAATTTGATCGCATTTGGGAAGAGTATCTAGCACACTGATAGAAAATAGTTGCAATCTATTCCACTATCGTTTAGAATTATGAAAAAATGTCCTCTGGGCATTTTTTTGATATAATAGAAAAAAGACCGATAAAGGAGCAAGCTATTGCAAGAACATTCAATTGATATTCACCTTTCCCACCCAGATGATATGCTGAGCTTATTTGGGTCAAATGAGCGTCA is a genomic window containing:
- a CDS encoding YozE family protein encodes the protein MRKSFYSWLMAQRNPKSHEPVAVLADLAFEESDFPKQSDEFDEVSRFLEERASFSFSMAEFDRIWEEYLAH